The following coding sequences lie in one Kitasatospora azatica KCTC 9699 genomic window:
- a CDS encoding nucleotide-binding protein, translated as MTGEPGNGIALVPRVDMVQEPPELPDRTPDAWPAEEPPQAAGPLPDWAKPLDALGTVLVPPSKRITRVRPEVPAVAEPEPGPEAAPVPRPDATTELRAPAVAAATATAAAAPATKAQTDPQTHPQTDPQTTPETAPQTAPESAAEPAPAAALGYPRPTELSDERLLRKQRQRLPRKRRLRMQPGGKQQREEQLKVIRTPLRSCYRVAVVSLKGGVGKTSTTLGLGATLATERSDRVIAIDANPDAGTLGRRVPQETGATIRDLVTALPGLSTYMDIRAFTSQTSCGLEVLANDVDPAISATFDDHDYRQVMKLLSTQYPVVLTDSGTGLMHSAMRGVLDLADQLVLATTPSVDGANSASTTLDWLVAHGYGGLVQRSVTVVNSVRETGRLIRVEDLIAHFETRCRGVVEIPFDEHLAAGGEFDLDKLRPRTRRAYFDLTALVAEDLGRTQQVPG; from the coding sequence ATGACAGGTGAACCCGGCAACGGCATCGCACTCGTACCGAGGGTCGACATGGTGCAGGAACCGCCCGAGCTGCCCGACCGGACGCCGGACGCCTGGCCGGCCGAGGAGCCGCCGCAGGCCGCCGGCCCGCTGCCGGACTGGGCCAAGCCGCTGGACGCGCTCGGGACGGTGCTGGTGCCGCCGTCCAAGCGGATCACCCGGGTGCGGCCCGAGGTGCCCGCCGTGGCGGAGCCCGAACCCGGGCCCGAAGCCGCGCCCGTGCCCAGGCCCGATGCCACAACCGAGCTGCGGGCCCCGGCCGTAGCCGCAGCAACAGCCACGGCAGCGGCCGCGCCCGCCACCAAGGCGCAGACCGACCCACAGACCCACCCACAGACCGACCCGCAGACCACGCCTGAGACTGCGCCGCAGACCGCACCGGAGTCGGCGGCGGAGCCCGCGCCCGCCGCCGCGCTCGGCTACCCGCGGCCCACCGAGCTCAGCGACGAGCGCCTGCTGCGCAAGCAGCGCCAACGCCTGCCGCGCAAGCGCCGACTCAGGATGCAGCCCGGCGGCAAGCAGCAGCGCGAGGAGCAGCTGAAGGTCATCCGGACCCCGTTGCGCAGCTGCTACCGGGTCGCGGTGGTCAGCCTCAAGGGCGGCGTCGGCAAGACCTCCACGACCCTGGGCCTGGGCGCCACCCTGGCCACCGAGCGTTCCGACCGGGTGATCGCGATCGACGCCAACCCGGATGCCGGCACCCTCGGCCGTCGGGTGCCGCAGGAGACCGGGGCCACCATCCGCGACCTGGTGACGGCGCTGCCGGGCCTCAGCACCTACATGGACATCCGGGCCTTCACCTCGCAGACCAGCTGCGGCCTGGAGGTCCTGGCCAACGACGTGGACCCGGCGATCAGCGCGACCTTCGACGACCACGACTACCGCCAGGTGATGAAGCTGCTGAGCACGCAGTACCCGGTGGTCCTGACCGACTCGGGCACCGGCCTGATGCACAGCGCGATGCGCGGCGTGCTGGACCTCGCGGACCAGTTGGTGCTCGCCACCACCCCCAGTGTGGACGGCGCGAACAGTGCCAGCACCACACTGGACTGGCTCGTCGCGCACGGCTACGGCGGGCTGGTGCAGCGCAGCGTCACGGTGGTCAACTCGGTCCGCGAGACCGGCCGGCTGATCCGGGTCGAGGACCTGATCGCGCACTTCGAGACCCGCTGCCGCGGCGTGGTGGAGATCCCGTTCGACGAACACCTCGCCGCCGGCGGCGAGTTCGACCTGGACAAGCTGCGGCCGCGGACCCGCAGGGCCTACTTCGACCTCACCGCGCTGGTCGCCGAGGACCTCGGCCGGACCCAGCAAGTCCCCGGCTGA
- a CDS encoding sodium/solute symporter, protein MSGSYGIAAVILVALAAMLIGSQGLRVSRTTSDFYVASRTVQSRLNGAAISGEYVSAASFLGIAGLVLVHGAGMLWYSVGYTAGFLVLLLFVAAPLRRSGAYTLPDFAEARLEARLVRRISSVFVVGIGWLYLVPQLQAAGLTLQTATGAPWWVGGVLVALVVGANVAAGGMRSITFVQAFHYWLKLTALLVPVVFLALAWHADGAPSATAGRPVFARATVLRAGAALRLRLPDPVQVTADGSVDGQRYQRAVLALTPGVHSLDPGTSLAFPAKARVPESLDAPSATTAQWGSALVGGPGSHPLYATYGVILATFLGAMGLPHVVVRFYTSPNGRAARRTTLVVLGLLGAFYLLPPLYGALARVYAPDLALTGNSDAAVLLLPERLIGGTGGMLLGALLVGGAFAAFLATSSGLAVSLAGVLSQDVLPSVGVRSFRWATLPAIGAPLALTLGGMRLPVADTVGLAFAVAASSFCPLLVLGIWWRRLTPPGAVAGVLVGGGLALVAVVSTMVGAVSGGWPHALLAWPAVWTVPAGFLVMVLVSLATPRRIPAGTAATMARLHLPEAAGR, encoded by the coding sequence GTGAGTGGCTCGTACGGCATAGCAGCGGTGATCCTGGTGGCGCTGGCGGCCATGCTGATCGGCTCGCAGGGCCTGCGGGTCTCCCGGACCACCTCGGACTTCTACGTGGCCTCGCGCACCGTGCAGTCAAGGCTCAACGGCGCGGCGATCAGCGGCGAGTACGTCTCGGCGGCCTCCTTCCTGGGCATCGCGGGCCTGGTCCTGGTGCACGGCGCCGGCATGCTCTGGTACTCGGTCGGGTACACCGCAGGCTTTCTGGTGCTGCTGCTCTTCGTCGCCGCGCCGCTGCGCCGCTCCGGCGCCTACACCCTGCCCGACTTCGCCGAGGCCCGGTTGGAGGCCCGGCTGGTCCGGCGGATCTCCAGCGTCTTCGTGGTGGGCATCGGCTGGCTCTACCTGGTGCCCCAACTCCAGGCGGCCGGGCTGACCTTGCAGACCGCGACCGGCGCGCCCTGGTGGGTGGGCGGGGTCCTGGTGGCGCTGGTGGTGGGCGCCAACGTGGCAGCCGGCGGGATGCGCAGCATCACCTTCGTGCAGGCCTTCCACTACTGGCTCAAGCTCACCGCCCTGCTGGTGCCGGTGGTCTTCCTGGCCCTGGCCTGGCATGCCGACGGCGCGCCGAGCGCCACCGCCGGCCGGCCGGTCTTCGCCCGCGCGACCGTGCTGCGGGCCGGCGCCGCACTGCGGCTGCGGCTGCCCGACCCGGTCCAGGTGACGGCCGACGGCAGCGTGGACGGGCAGCGCTACCAAAGGGCCGTGCTGGCGCTGACCCCGGGCGTGCACAGCCTGGATCCCGGCACCAGCCTGGCCTTCCCGGCGAAGGCCCGGGTGCCCGAGTCGCTCGACGCTCCGTCAGCGACCACCGCCCAGTGGGGCAGTGCGCTGGTCGGCGGCCCCGGCTCGCATCCGCTGTACGCCACCTACGGGGTGATCCTGGCCACCTTCCTGGGCGCGATGGGCCTGCCGCACGTGGTGGTGCGGTTCTACACCAGCCCGAACGGGCGGGCCGCGCGCCGGACCACCCTGGTGGTGCTCGGCCTGCTCGGCGCCTTCTACCTGCTGCCGCCGCTCTACGGGGCGTTGGCCCGGGTCTACGCCCCCGACCTGGCGCTGACCGGGAACTCCGACGCGGCGGTGCTGCTGCTGCCCGAGCGGCTGATCGGCGGCACCGGCGGCATGCTGCTGGGTGCGCTGCTGGTCGGCGGCGCGTTCGCGGCCTTCCTGGCGACCTCCTCCGGGCTGGCGGTCTCGCTGGCGGGGGTGCTCTCGCAGGACGTCCTGCCCTCGGTGGGGGTGCGCTCGTTCCGCTGGGCGACGCTGCCGGCCATCGGCGCGCCGCTCGCGCTCACCCTGGGCGGGATGCGCCTGCCGGTGGCCGACACGGTGGGCCTGGCCTTCGCCGTCGCGGCCTCCTCGTTCTGCCCGCTGCTGGTGCTGGGGATCTGGTGGCGCAGGCTGACGCCGCCGGGGGCGGTGGCGGGGGTGCTGGTCGGCGGCGGGCTCGCCCTGGTCGCGGTGGTCTCCACCATGGTCGGTGCGGTGTCCGGCGGTTGGCCGCACGCGCTGCTGGCCTGGCCGGCGGTGTGGACGGTACCGGCGGGGTTCCTGGTGATGGTGCTGGTCTCGCTCGCCACGCCACGCAGGATCCCGGCCGGCACCGCCGCCACCATGGCCCGGCTGCACCTGCCGGAGGCGGCGGGGCGGTGA
- a CDS encoding LytR/AlgR family response regulator transcription factor, with translation MLRVLAVDDEPPALEELLYLLRADPRIEQAEGAADATEALRRISRAVEEAADAESRLDVVFLDIDMPGLNGLDTARLLAGFARPLAIVFVTAHEGFAVQAFDLKAVDYVLKPVRRERLAEAVRRASELVTAVASPPAQPAPGPVAVGHSISEVPSATAPSDEVIPVELGGLTRFIPVDQVLYAEAHGDYARLYTGSGSHLVRISLSALEERWGPRGFVRIHRRHLVALRAVQELQTESGNLTVRVGGELLAVSRRNTRELRELLVRRARGGATGE, from the coding sequence ATGCTGCGCGTACTGGCCGTGGACGACGAACCGCCCGCACTCGAGGAGCTGCTCTACCTGCTGCGCGCCGATCCCCGGATCGAGCAGGCGGAGGGGGCCGCCGATGCCACCGAGGCGTTGCGGCGGATCAGCCGGGCGGTGGAGGAGGCGGCGGATGCCGAAAGTCGGCTCGACGTGGTCTTCCTCGACATCGACATGCCGGGCCTCAACGGTTTGGACACGGCCCGGCTGTTGGCCGGCTTCGCCCGGCCGCTCGCCATTGTCTTCGTGACCGCGCACGAGGGTTTCGCGGTGCAGGCCTTCGACCTCAAGGCGGTTGACTACGTGCTGAAACCGGTGCGCCGGGAGCGGCTCGCGGAGGCGGTCCGCCGGGCGAGCGAGCTGGTGACGGCCGTCGCGAGCCCGCCGGCCCAGCCTGCGCCGGGTCCGGTGGCGGTCGGCCACAGCATTTCTGAGGTGCCGTCGGCCACCGCCCCGTCGGACGAGGTGATCCCGGTCGAGCTGGGCGGACTGACCCGCTTCATCCCGGTGGACCAGGTGCTGTACGCCGAGGCGCACGGCGACTACGCGCGCCTGTACACCGGTTCGGGCAGCCATCTGGTGCGCATCTCGCTGTCGGCCCTGGAGGAGCGTTGGGGCCCGCGCGGGTTCGTCCGGATCCACCGGCGGCATCTGGTCGCGCTGCGGGCGGTGCAGGAGTTGCAGACGGAGTCCGGGAACCTGACGGTGCGGGTGGGCGGCGAACTGCTGGCGGTCAGCCGCCGCAACACCCGGGAACTGCGTGAGCTCCTGGTGCGCCGGGCCCGGGGTGGGGCCACCGGGGAGTAG